From the Coriobacteriia bacterium genome, one window contains:
- a CDS encoding NifU family protein, giving the protein MRERVQAALDKIRPALQADGGDVELVEVTDDGVVKVALQGACRGCPMSQLTLANGVERVLKDEIPEVVRVEAV; this is encoded by the coding sequence GTGAGAGAACGCGTACAGGCGGCACTCGACAAGATCAGGCCGGCCCTTCAGGCCGACGGTGGCGACGTCGAGCTTGTCGAAGTCACGGATGACGGTGTGGTCAAGGTTGCGCTCCAGGGCGCCTGCCGTGGCTGCCCGATGTCGCAGCTCACGCTGGCCAACGGTGTCGAGCGCGTACTGAAAGACGAAATCCCGGAGGTCGTGCGGGTCGAGGCCGTATAG